A DNA window from Castanea sativa cultivar Marrone di Chiusa Pesio chromosome 7, ASM4071231v1 contains the following coding sequences:
- the LOC142643297 gene encoding lectin-like has protein sequence MGLAPSRDEAPNSEQIQQDKFREVEVKEKSTVTQPRHSATADNANAVENIGAAPLAIAQNFTAILKDAAANKAKAVDKLGAAPLALPHNCEAVLKDAGSPVDNSSKERLNEQPYAGVLLNQNTKKHWVDKKSNNVFFLYARNLSITWSADTRYWHWPSLKETSDVSIDVAELLNVCWLEVGGKFETKKLSPGNLYEVAFEIMLKNPSYGWEVPVNVRLTLPDGNKQEHKENLMKKPRGEWIEIPVGEFVTSPENTGEIEFSIYEYEGGKWKRGLVIKGVAIRPKY, from the exons ATGGGTTTAGCACCATCACGAGATGAGGCTCCAAATTCAGAGCAAATTCAACAAGACAAGTTCAGAGAAGTCGAAGTGAAGGAGAAATCAACAGTAACACAGCCTAGACATAGTGCCACTGCCGACAATGCCAACGCAGTGGAGAATATTGGAGCAGCACCACTTGCAATTGCACAAAACTTCACAGCCATATTGAAAGATGCAGCTGCCAACAAAGCCAAGGCAGTGGATAAACTTGGAGCAGCACCACTTGCACTTCCACATAACTGCGAAGCCGTATTGAAAGATGCAGGCTCACCAGTTGACAACTCCTCCAAGGAGAGGCTGAATGAACAGCCCTATGCTGGAGTACTCTTAAACCAAAATACAAAG AAGCATTGGGTTGACAAGAAATCCAACAACGTCTTCTTCTTGTACGCAAGGAATCTGTCAATCACTTGGTCTGCAGACACCCGTTACTGGCACTGGCCATCTCTTAAAGAAACGAG TGATGTGTCGATTGATGTCGCCGAACTATTAAATGTGTGTTGGCTAGAAGTGGGTGGAAAGTTTGAGACAAAGAAGCTCTCACCAGGAAACTTATATGAAGTAGCATTTGAGATAATGTTGAAAAATCCATCTTATGGATGGGAAGTTCCAGTGAATGTTAGACTTACACTACCAGATGGAAACAAGCAAGAACACaaagaaaatttgatgaaaaagccAAGAGGGGAATGGATAGAGATCCCCGTAGGTGAGTTTGTAACATCACCAGAAAATACTGGAGAGATAGAATTCTCAATTTATGAATATGAAGGTGGGAAATGGAAGAGGGGGCTTGTCATCAAAGGTGTTGCCATTCGGCCCAAGTATTAG
- the LOC142643425 gene encoding uncharacterized protein LOC142643425 isoform X2 — MIIRRFFHFRSFSTLSPLQKTHLFQCNKSILDLSKLGRVTEARHLFDSMPHRDPGSWNSMISGYTQNGLLHEAQTLFNAFQGKNVRTWTILLTGYSKFRLVDEARVLFEAMPERNVVSWNAMISAYVQNSDLRSARELFDVMPERNVVSWNSMITGYCHCGMTREAYELFEEMGERNSVSYMVMISGFIEISEYVEAWGVFLMMVRSGERPDQAVLVVALSAVMKLNDLELVETLRTLAIKTGYEGDVVVGTAILDAYTRIGNLDYAVKFFEMMPERNEYSWTTMISAFAQCHGLDNAIAFYERDPVKGVATRATVITAYAQKGMVYEARHVFDEIPNPNVVMRNAMVAAYAQNGMIEEAKDIFLHIPVQNAASWAAMISGLVQNGHSREALELFAELHRSGNVPSHSSFTSALFACSNIGDVEAGRQIHSLTIKTRCQFNSFVGNGLISMYGKCKSMGDVSQVFSTMRVRDIVSWNSLISRLSQNYMLDDALKVFEKMPKWDVVSWTAIISAYEQAGQGDVAFKFFLEMLARGMSPNQLTITSLLGACACLGAAKLGEQIHSLIYKLGINSCLSVCNALITMYFKCGSLDGLCAFEETPDRDIVTWNAVLCGCAQNGLGIEVIEIFEQMKASGIFPNEISFLGVLCACGHAGFVDKGWAYFNSMSKDYGITPLVCHYTCMVDLLGRAGQISEAEALIQNMPVKPDSVILEALLGACRIHRNMEVGQRIAERLFQIGTEGSGMYVLPSNIYASQGCD; from the coding sequence ATGATAATACGTCGTTTCTTTCACTTCCGCTCTTTCTCTACACTTTCTCCTCTCCAAAAAACCCATCTTTTTCAGTGCAACAAAAGCATCCTAGACCTCTCCAAACTTGGCCGTGTCACCGAGGCACGCCACCTGTTCGATTCAATGCCTCATCGAGACCCTGGTTCTTGGAACTCCATGATTTCTGGGTACACCCAAAATGGTCTCTTACATGAGGCACAAACGCTCTTCAATGCATTTCAAGGCAAGAATGTGAGAACTTGGACTATTTTGTTAACTGGATATTCCAAATTCAGGCTCGTCGATGAGGCCCGAGTGCTCTTTGAGGCAATGCCTGAGCGGAATGTGGTTTCTTGGAACGCTATGATTAGTGCCTATGTGCAGAATAGTGATTTGAGGAGTGCTCGAGAATTGTTTGATGTTATGCCTGAGAGAAATGTTGTGTCATGGAATTCAATGATTACTGGCTATTGCCATTGTGGTATGACAAGGGAGGCATATGAATTGTTTGAGGAAATGGGGGAGAGGAATTCGGTGTCTTATATGGTTATGATATCTGGGTTCATTGAGATAAGTGAGTATGTAGAAGCGTGGGGTGTGTTTTTGATGATGGTGAGAAGTGGAGAGAGACCGGACCAGGCGGTGTTGGTTGTGGCCTTATCAGCGGTAATGAAGTTGAATGATTTAGAGTTGGTTGAAACTTTGAGGACTCTAGCAATCAAGACAGGGTATGAGGGAGATGTGGTTGTGGGGACTGCGATTTTGGATGCTTATACCAGGATTGGTAATTTGGATTATGCTGTTAAGTTTTTTGAGATGATGCCAGAAAGGAATGAGTACTCGTGGACCACAATGATTTCAGCATTTGCACAATGTCATGGTTTGGACAATGCAATTGCATTTTATGAGAGGGATCCAGTAAAGGGTGTTGCTACACGAGCGACTGTTATAACTGCATATGCTCAAAAGGGGATGGTATATGAAGCCAGACATGTATTTGATGAGATTCCTAACCCCAATGTGGTTATGCGGAATGCTATGGTTGCTGCGTATGCACAGAATGGAATGATTGAAGAAgcaaaagatatatttttgcaTATCCCTGTGCAAAATGCTGCTTCATGGGCTGCCATGATTTCTGGGCTTGTACAGAATGGACATAGTAGAGAAGCTTTAGAGTTGTTTGCGGAGCTTCATAGATCAGGAAATGTTCCAAGTCATTCAAGTTTTACTAGTGCTCTCTTTGCTTGTTCAAACATCGGAGATGTTGAGGCGGGTAGACAGATACACTCACTTACCATTAAAACAAGGTGTCAATTCAATTCTTTTGTAGGAAATGGACTGATCTCCATGTATGGAAAGTGCAAAAGTATGGGAGACGTTTCACAGGTTTTTAGTACAATGAGAGTGAGGGATATTGTTTCTTGGAACTCACTCATTTCTAGGCTTTCGCAGAATTACATGTTGGATGATGCTCTGAAAGTTTTTGAAAAGATGCCAAAATGGGATGTGGTCTCTTGGACTGCGATTATTTCAGCTTATGAGCAAGCAGGTCAAGGAGATGTTGCCTTTAAATTTTTCCTTGAAATGTTAGCTAGAGGAATGAGTCCAAACCAACTAACAATTACCAGCCTCCTTGGTGCTTGTGCATGCCTTGGTGCAGCCAAGCTTGGGGAACAAATCCATTCCCTAATATACAAACTTGGAATTAATTCTTGTTTGTCTGTTTGTAATGCTCTTATAACAATGTATTTTAAGTGTGGGAGTCTGGATGGTCTTTGTGCCTTTGAAGAGACGCCTGACCGAGACATAGTCACATGGAATGCAGTTTTATGTGGCTGTGCACAGAATGGACTAGGAATAGAGGTGATTGAGATTTTTGAACAAATGAAGGCCTCAGGGATTTTTCCCAATGAAATCAGTTTTCTTGGGGTTCTATGCGCTTGTGGCCATGCAGGGTTTGTGGATAAAGGTTGGGCCTATTTTAATTCCATGAGCAAAGATTATGGAATTACACCTTTGGTTTGTCATTATACTTGTATGGTTGATCTCCTTGGGAGAGCAGGACAAATTTCTGAAGCTGAAGCTCTCATTCAAAACATGCCTGTAAAACCTGATTCAGTGATTTTGGAAGCACTTCTTGGTGCTTGTAGGATCCATCGAAACATGGAAGTTGGCCAGAGAATTGCTGAAAGGCTATTCCAGATTGGGACAGAGGGATCTGGAATGTATGTCCTACCATCAAATATATATGCTTCTCAAG
- the LOC142643425 gene encoding uncharacterized protein LOC142643425 isoform X1, whose amino-acid sequence MIIRRFFHFRSFSTLSPLQKTHLFQCNKSILDLSKLGRVTEARHLFDSMPHRDPGSWNSMISGYTQNGLLHEAQTLFNAFQGKNVRTWTILLTGYSKFRLVDEARVLFEAMPERNVVSWNAMISAYVQNSDLRSARELFDVMPERNVVSWNSMITGYCHCGMTREAYELFEEMGERNSVSYMVMISGFIEISEYVEAWGVFLMMVRSGERPDQAVLVVALSAVMKLNDLELVETLRTLAIKTGYEGDVVVGTAILDAYTRIGNLDYAVKFFEMMPERNEYSWTTMISAFAQCHGLDNAIAFYERDPVKGVATRATVITAYAQKGMVYEARHVFDEIPNPNVVMRNAMVAAYAQNGMIEEAKDIFLHIPVQNAASWAAMISGLVQNGHSREALELFAELHRSGNVPSHSSFTSALFACSNIGDVEAGRQIHSLTIKTRCQFNSFVGNGLISMYGKCKSMGDVSQVFSTMRVRDIVSWNSLISRLSQNYMLDDALKVFEKMPKWDVVSWTAIISAYEQAGQGDVAFKFFLEMLARGMSPNQLTITSLLGACACLGAAKLGEQIHSLIYKLGINSCLSVCNALITMYFKCGSLDGLCAFEETPDRDIVTWNAVLCGCAQNGLGIEVIEIFEQMKASGIFPNEISFLGVLCACGHAGFVDKGWAYFNSMSKDYGITPLVCHYTCMVDLLGRAGQISEAEALIQNMPVKPDSVILEALLGACRIHRNMEVGQRIAERLFQIGTEGSGMYVLPSNIYASQGRVCWGPHVLAHPHIFCNCWWGSIL is encoded by the coding sequence ATGATAATACGTCGTTTCTTTCACTTCCGCTCTTTCTCTACACTTTCTCCTCTCCAAAAAACCCATCTTTTTCAGTGCAACAAAAGCATCCTAGACCTCTCCAAACTTGGCCGTGTCACCGAGGCACGCCACCTGTTCGATTCAATGCCTCATCGAGACCCTGGTTCTTGGAACTCCATGATTTCTGGGTACACCCAAAATGGTCTCTTACATGAGGCACAAACGCTCTTCAATGCATTTCAAGGCAAGAATGTGAGAACTTGGACTATTTTGTTAACTGGATATTCCAAATTCAGGCTCGTCGATGAGGCCCGAGTGCTCTTTGAGGCAATGCCTGAGCGGAATGTGGTTTCTTGGAACGCTATGATTAGTGCCTATGTGCAGAATAGTGATTTGAGGAGTGCTCGAGAATTGTTTGATGTTATGCCTGAGAGAAATGTTGTGTCATGGAATTCAATGATTACTGGCTATTGCCATTGTGGTATGACAAGGGAGGCATATGAATTGTTTGAGGAAATGGGGGAGAGGAATTCGGTGTCTTATATGGTTATGATATCTGGGTTCATTGAGATAAGTGAGTATGTAGAAGCGTGGGGTGTGTTTTTGATGATGGTGAGAAGTGGAGAGAGACCGGACCAGGCGGTGTTGGTTGTGGCCTTATCAGCGGTAATGAAGTTGAATGATTTAGAGTTGGTTGAAACTTTGAGGACTCTAGCAATCAAGACAGGGTATGAGGGAGATGTGGTTGTGGGGACTGCGATTTTGGATGCTTATACCAGGATTGGTAATTTGGATTATGCTGTTAAGTTTTTTGAGATGATGCCAGAAAGGAATGAGTACTCGTGGACCACAATGATTTCAGCATTTGCACAATGTCATGGTTTGGACAATGCAATTGCATTTTATGAGAGGGATCCAGTAAAGGGTGTTGCTACACGAGCGACTGTTATAACTGCATATGCTCAAAAGGGGATGGTATATGAAGCCAGACATGTATTTGATGAGATTCCTAACCCCAATGTGGTTATGCGGAATGCTATGGTTGCTGCGTATGCACAGAATGGAATGATTGAAGAAgcaaaagatatatttttgcaTATCCCTGTGCAAAATGCTGCTTCATGGGCTGCCATGATTTCTGGGCTTGTACAGAATGGACATAGTAGAGAAGCTTTAGAGTTGTTTGCGGAGCTTCATAGATCAGGAAATGTTCCAAGTCATTCAAGTTTTACTAGTGCTCTCTTTGCTTGTTCAAACATCGGAGATGTTGAGGCGGGTAGACAGATACACTCACTTACCATTAAAACAAGGTGTCAATTCAATTCTTTTGTAGGAAATGGACTGATCTCCATGTATGGAAAGTGCAAAAGTATGGGAGACGTTTCACAGGTTTTTAGTACAATGAGAGTGAGGGATATTGTTTCTTGGAACTCACTCATTTCTAGGCTTTCGCAGAATTACATGTTGGATGATGCTCTGAAAGTTTTTGAAAAGATGCCAAAATGGGATGTGGTCTCTTGGACTGCGATTATTTCAGCTTATGAGCAAGCAGGTCAAGGAGATGTTGCCTTTAAATTTTTCCTTGAAATGTTAGCTAGAGGAATGAGTCCAAACCAACTAACAATTACCAGCCTCCTTGGTGCTTGTGCATGCCTTGGTGCAGCCAAGCTTGGGGAACAAATCCATTCCCTAATATACAAACTTGGAATTAATTCTTGTTTGTCTGTTTGTAATGCTCTTATAACAATGTATTTTAAGTGTGGGAGTCTGGATGGTCTTTGTGCCTTTGAAGAGACGCCTGACCGAGACATAGTCACATGGAATGCAGTTTTATGTGGCTGTGCACAGAATGGACTAGGAATAGAGGTGATTGAGATTTTTGAACAAATGAAGGCCTCAGGGATTTTTCCCAATGAAATCAGTTTTCTTGGGGTTCTATGCGCTTGTGGCCATGCAGGGTTTGTGGATAAAGGTTGGGCCTATTTTAATTCCATGAGCAAAGATTATGGAATTACACCTTTGGTTTGTCATTATACTTGTATGGTTGATCTCCTTGGGAGAGCAGGACAAATTTCTGAAGCTGAAGCTCTCATTCAAAACATGCCTGTAAAACCTGATTCAGTGATTTTGGAAGCACTTCTTGGTGCTTGTAGGATCCATCGAAACATGGAAGTTGGCCAGAGAATTGCTGAAAGGCTATTCCAGATTGGGACAGAGGGATCTGGAATGTATGTCCTACCATCAAATATATATGCTTCTCAAG